One window of Paenibacillus sp. FSL K6-3182 genomic DNA carries:
- the sigI gene encoding RNA polymerase sigma factor SigI, with the protein MLLVLFKRFLRKSVSAKVAEDEQKLTPEQWVAQIREGDELLREQFIADYKPYIIKVTSRFCKRYIDPSRDDEFSIALLAFNEAINQFSSSAGKSFLGFAETVIRRRLIDHVRKEQRHSQVVPYSMFDSEDEEQPQYNSVETRQAMTAFEMKRTEDERRLEITELNQELLRFGISFAELVDNSPKHTDSRKLLIGIAQTLVSETDLLDSLRQTNKLAVKELTEMCGVSRKTVERNRKYIIAIALIISGTYPYMHDYLHISDEHIVENKEASK; encoded by the coding sequence TTGTTACTTGTTTTGTTCAAACGCTTTCTGCGGAAGTCTGTTTCTGCCAAAGTAGCAGAGGATGAGCAGAAGCTCACTCCAGAACAATGGGTTGCTCAAATTCGTGAAGGTGACGAGCTGCTGCGTGAGCAGTTCATAGCAGACTATAAGCCTTATATAATCAAAGTTACAAGTCGATTTTGTAAACGGTATATCGATCCGAGTCGAGATGATGAATTCAGCATAGCGCTGCTCGCATTTAATGAAGCCATCAATCAATTTTCCAGCAGTGCTGGAAAATCATTTCTCGGATTTGCTGAAACCGTCATTCGTCGTCGGCTTATTGACCATGTCCGAAAAGAACAGAGGCATTCTCAGGTTGTGCCTTACAGTATGTTCGACTCAGAGGATGAGGAGCAGCCTCAATATAATTCAGTCGAGACAAGACAAGCGATGACTGCATTTGAAATGAAGCGCACAGAGGACGAGAGAAGGCTTGAGATTACTGAGCTTAATCAAGAGCTTTTGCGATTTGGCATTTCCTTTGCAGAATTGGTAGACAATTCTCCCAAGCATACCGATTCAAGAAAGCTGTTGATTGGTATCGCGCAAACGCTTGTAAGTGAAACGGACTTATTAGATTCTTTAAGGCAAACGAATAAGCTGGCTGTAAAAGAGCTGACCGAAATGTGCGGTGTTTCTCGCAAAACGGTGGAAAGAAATCGAAAATACATTATTGCTATCGCACTAATCATTTCTGGAACATACCCTTACATGCATGATTATTTACATATATCCGATGAGCACATCGTTGAGAATAAGGAGGCAAGCAAATGA